The Gemmatimonas aurantiaca genomic sequence TCCGGCTTGCGACGCGCCGCCAGCAGCAGCGTGACGGCTGTATAGGCCACCACCACCGCGACCAACCAACGCAGCGCAGAGCCATGCTCGGCGAGGGACTTCACGATGTAGGCCGCCACGAACACCGCCGGCAGGCCGCCGATGATGTTGCCCACCACCGCGCGCGGATCGACCTTGCCCAGACGGATGAACCGGTCGCTGGCGAACGGCATGAGGAACGCGCAGGAGCCCATCATGATGGGGAAGCCGGCCGCGGGATTCATGCCCAGCAGGCTCACGAGCAGCAGACACGGTCCGTACAGACCGATGCCGATGGTCATGAGCACGCCGAGTCCGAAGTTGCCCAGCAGCGCGATGACCAGTTTGACCCCGGTGAGCCCGATGGCATCGCCCCCGCCCGGCAGCGCACCGGCTGCCTGCGCCGCGGTGAGCAGCGCTGCGCCGGCCAGACACAGGCCCATGCCGAACTGGATGTAGCGCGTGGGCCACTTGGACACGAGACCGGCGCCCACCCACGACCCCAGCACCGCCGCCACGATCATGCCGACCAGCGTGGTCGATTCGACCTCCACCACCTGCGTGTAGATGAACGCCTGCGCCAGCGTGGCAAGCGTGTGCCCCGCGTTGAGCGTGCCCGGAATGAGGGCGTCCTTCACCCACTTGAAGGCCCGGTAGATCGCCGTCGTCGTGGCAAACGATCCGATGCCCAGGGTGTCCAGGAAATCCGTCACCACGCCGGTGAGAATGAAGCCCGATGTGGGTTTCATCGAGCCAAGTTTCGGCAGACCCCGCACCAGCGAGACCACGTGATACACGGTCACCATACCGAGACCGATGAGGAGCAGAGACTTGGCGTCGAAGGACATTGCGTGCGGGTGGGGGATGGCGGAGACGGAGGTGGGAAACACGAAGGCGACCGTGAAGCCTCTCCACGGTCGCCTCCAAGAATCGCGCCCGAAACGTCAGGACGCCAGCAGTCCCGGGATCAGCGTGAGGGCCGCGCCCAGGGCCCACGAGATCAGCGACACGATGGCCCCCGTGGACCGCTCCACACGGGCCACCACACTCACGGCGATCGCGATCAGCACATACTGCCAGATCGCGAACACGTCGAGTGTCATCAGAAAGCCCTGAACGACCGGCGAGACGGTGTAGGGGTCGATGAATCGCGCCGGCCCGAGGGCCAGATCGGCCATCGAGTGGGCATTCGCGGAATCGAGGATCGCTCCCTGCGCCGACGTGGCGATGAACCCCAGCAGGCGCGGCGCGGAGGAGATGGCGAGAATGGTCAACGCCTGCCCATACCGCAGTGGCGCCGACATGGTCTTCCCACCCCACATCACGAACAGCGCCCCCAGCAGCGCTCCGATCGGGATGATGAACAGCGGGCCGACCAGGTAGGCGTACTTGGTGATCGAGCGGGTCATCGCCACGGCCTGCTCGGGCATCGCTCGGCCGGACTTGGTCTGCAAGGCGATCTGCAGATCGGCGTTGGCCTCGAGATACGGCTGCACCAGACTGGCCGTGGCGACCGTGACCACGCAGCAGAGCAACGCGATGATCAGCAGGTACTTCCAGGCGTTCGCATTCCGCGTGCGATCGAAAACGGCCGCCGGCGACCAGAACACTTCCAGCAGATCCTCGAACACGCCGCTCTGCTTCGCTGACTCGGTGGAGAATTCACTCATCGTGCGGCCTCTCCCTCCAGATAGGTGTACCCTTCTAGTCCCGCCACATAGTCCGCGATGAAGGCATTGGCTTCGTCACGCGTCAGACGCGACGACCCGTTCACCTTGCGACGGAATGTGGCCAGGAGCTGTGATGCCCCGAACTGCACGTAATTGAGCACTTCGGTCACCGTGTCGCCCTCTACGAGATCGGTGATCTCGTAGTTTCCGGACTCGTTGAGACGCACGTGCACGGCGTTCGTATCGCCGAACAGATTGTGCAGATCGCCCAGGATCTCCTGGTACGCGCCCGTGAGAAAGATGCCGAGGATGTAGTCCTCGCCATCGCGGAACTCGTGCAGTTCGAGACTCGGCCGGCCGTGCTTGCCACCCACGAAGCGATCGATCTTACCGTCCGAATCGCAGGTGACGTCCTGCAGGGTGCCGCGCCGCGCCGGCTCCTCGAGCAGCCGATGGATGGGCATGATCGGAAAGAGCTGGTCGATGGCCCAGCTGTCGGGCAGCGACTGGAAGAGCGAGAAGTTGCAGAAATACCGATCGACCAGCGCCGACTCGAGTTCGGGCAGGATGTCTTCGTAGGTGTCGGGGTCGGACTTGGCGATGCGGTAGATCGCATTCATCGTGGCCAGCCACAGCACCTCGGCCTTGGCCAGACCGCGCAGGTTCAGCACGCCCGAATTGAAGTACTGCCGCGCCCGATCCTTGTCGAACGACGCGTCGTGGAACACCTCGAGCACCTTGCGCGGCTTGGCCGCCCGCTCGGTGAGCGTGCGCCAGTCCTCGTACATCTCGTGCAACAGCGAATGGTCGTCGTCGTCGAGCGCGGGGATGGGCTGCTCGGCCTGCGACTCCACATCGATGACCTTGAGCAGCAGCAGCGCATGATGCGCGGTGAGCGCCCGCCCCGACTCGCTGATGATGTGCGGCATGGGCAGTTCCGCCTCACGGCACGCCTCGGCGATGGTGTACACGACGTCGTTGGCATACTCCTGCAGCGTGTAGTTCACACTGGCATTGTTGGTGGAGTTGGTGCCGTCGTAGTCGATACCCAGTCCGCCGCCCACGTCCACATGCGTGATCTCCACGCCGGCGGCCCGCAGCTCGAGGTAGAATCGCGCCACTTCCTGCAGCCCCGACTTGATGAAGCGGATGTCGGTGATCTGACTGCCGAGGTGGAAGTGAATGAGCTTGAGGATGTCGAGCCGACCCGCCGCCTGCAGTTTGTCGATGAGCTTGATGAGTTCCGCGGAACCGAGGCCGAACTTGCTCTTCTCCCCACCGCTCTGCGCCCAACGGCCGGCGCCTTCGCTGGCGAGCTTGATGCGCACGCCGCACGTGGGCGTGACCCCGAGGTCGTCGGCCACTTCGATGAGCACGTCGAGTTCACTCACCTGCTCGAGCACGATGAAGACCTTGTGTCCGAGCTTCTGCGCCATGAGGGCCAGCCGCATGAACTCGTGGTCCTTGTACCCGTTGCAGACGATGAGATGTTCGGTGCTTTCCGACAGCCCGATCACCGCCTGCAATTCGGGCTTGGAGCCGCATTCGAGCCCCACCCCGTGGGTCTTGCCGAAACGCACGATCTCTTCGACCACGTGACGCTGCTGATTCACCTTGATCGGATACACCGTGGTGTAGCCACCCGTGTACTCGAATTCGCGGATCGCACTGCTGAAACGCCCGCTCAGGGTTTCGATGCGCGACCGCAGGATGTCCGAGAAGCGCAGCAGCACCGGCAGTTGGATGCCCTGCCCTTCGAGATCGGCGGCGAGATCCCGCAGATCGAGTGTCCGCTCCGGATGCCCCGGATCGGGACGCACGATCACATGACCGCGTTCATTGATGTCGAAATAGCCGGCCCCCCATCCTTCCACGTTGTAGAGGGAGCGGGCGGCTTCGAGAGACCAGTCCGGAGCCGGGGGAGGCTCGACGATGGGCGGAGTGCGGGTTGCCATAGGCGCGGAAAGCTAGACGGTTCGCACCGGTGGGGGGAGACATCGGTGCGAACCGTCAGAATTGTGACGCATCGGAAGACGCCGTCCCGCCGGCTCAGTTGTCGCCATCGAGCAGCGCACCGAGCCCGCCGAGCACCGATCCTTCCTCGCGGGAACGTCCGCCCGCCCGTGGCGCGGCGGCGATGATCCGGTCGGCCAATCGCGAGAACGGCAGGGTCTGCAGGATGACGCGCCCCGGTCCCCGGAGACTGACGAAGAACAATCCTTCGCCACCGAACAGTGCCGTCTTGATGCCCGGCACGCGCTGGATGTCGTACTCGACGCTGGGCTGGAAGGCCACGAGACAGCCGGTGTCCACGCGCAACTGTTCGCCCGGCGCGAGGTCGATGGCGTGCAGGGTGCCCGAGGCGTGCAGGAACGCGAGACCATCCCCCTGCAGCTTCTGCAGGATGAATCCTTCGCCGCCGAAGAAACCGGCTCCGATGCGCCGGGTGAACGCCACCGAGATGTCGATGCCGCGCGCGGCGCAGAGGAACGAGTCCTTCTGCGCCAGGATGGTGCCGCCCCAGTCGCGCAGATTGAGCGGCGCGATCTTGCCCGGGTACGGCGCGGCGAACGCCACATCGGACCGCCGCGCCCCGCTGTTGCCGAACAACGTCACGAAGAACGAATCACCCGCCAGTACCCGCTTGCCGGCGCCCACCAGTTTGTCGAACAGGCCGCCGGCGCGTGCGTTGGGATCGAGCGTGGTCGCCATCGTGATCCCTTCGCGCATGTACATCATCGCGCCGGCTTCCGCGAACACCGCTTCGCCGGGATCGAGGGTGACGATCACTGCCTGCAGATCATCGCCGATGATCTGATAGTCGATCTCGTCTGCCGCCATCACTTGCCTCCGTTGGGACCTCCGGTGGGCGCTGCGGCCCGCTCGGATTGCGTGGACATCTTCACCTGATCGCGGCCCTTCTCCAGGAAGGGAATGCCGCGCACCATCCACGACGGCGGTTCGGCCCCCAGAAGTTTCACGGCGAAGAATTCCTGCATCTTGCGGTCGATGTCCTTCTGATTGGCGCGCTTGGTCGGATTGTGTTCGTCGCCGTTGTACACGACCATGTACGCCTCCTTCTGCAGACGGCGCATGGCCACGTAGAACTCGATGCCCTGATACCAGGGGACCGCGCCGTCGTTGTCGTTGGCCATGAACAGCACCGGCGTGGTGACCCGATCGAGACGGAACAGCGGCGAGTTCTCGATGAAACGCTCCGGATACTGCCACAACGATCCGCCGATGCGGCTCTGCGTGTGTTCGTACTGGAACGCCCGCGCCAGGCCGGACGCCCACCGGATGCCGCCGTAGGCGCTGGTCATGTTCACCACCGTGGCGTTGGGTACCGCCGCGGCGAACATGTTGGTCACCGTGACGAGATACGCCGACTGGTAACCGCCCCACGACTGCCCCGTGATGCCGATACGCTTCGGATCGATGAAGCCCTTCTGGATGAGCGACTGCACACCGGGGATGATGGACTTGGCCGCGCTCGGGCCGGGCTGTCCGTCGGTGTACACGATGTCCGGCATGAACACCACGTAGCCGAGCGAGTTGTACACCAGCGGATTGACCGTATTGCGTCCACTGGGCGCCTGATAGTTGTGCAGACCGTCGGTGAGCTTCTCGTAGTAGTACACGATCATCGGGTACTGCTTCGACGCGTCGAAATTCTCGGGCTTGTACAGCAGACCACGCAACGGGATGCCGTCGCCGTTGTACCACGACACCAGCTCCACCGTGCCGCGCGGATATTCGCTGTCCTGCGGATTGGCGTTCGAGATCTTCGTGGTCTGCGCGATATCGGTGCCCGTCCAGAGATCGGGGAACTCCCGATACGTGCTCTGCGTCAGCAGGTACTGCTCGGCGTCACGCGCCTTCTGCAGGCCCGCGTAGTTGCGGTCGCCCATCACGATGCGTTCCGGCCGGCTCTCCGCACCGAGCTTGTCGCGCCAGTAGCCGCTGGCCTTGGTGAGGGTGTCCACCGTCCGCAGCAGCAGCGGCTTCGTGACGTCGAGGAACGGTTCGTCGCGATCGAGGTCGACCACGCGGAACGTCATGCCCGCCCGACGCCCTTCGCTCTCGGTGAGATTGCGCGGCGCGACGGCACCACTCGGATCCACTTCCCAGATGTCGAAGCGATCGTAGATGAGTACCCGCTTGTCACCCGTGGTCCAGCCCCCGAGTCCGTACGGTGGCGGGATATCGGGCGAGTCGAACTCCTCGTCCTGGAACCTGACCGGCAGCTTCTCGGTGAGATTCACCCGCTTGCCGGTGGCCATCGCGTACGCCTGCCACTGTCCGTTCTCGAACCAGATGGCGTAGTTGCCACCCGGCGAGAGCTGCACGTTGCCATCGAGCTTGCGTGCGATCAGCGTGCGCGCGCCGGAGAGGGGATCGATCGTGTAGGCATCGCTGGCGCCCTCACCCCAGAACTGTGGAATCGCATACTCGAGCGCATTGATGCCCAGCACGCGCTTGCCGTCGCCGCTGATGCTCACGCGCAGACTGTCGTTGGCCAGCTGCGTCCACTTGTTGCTGGCGAA encodes the following:
- a CDS encoding prolyl oligopeptidase family serine peptidase translates to MSSSATSTAMGARMRPVLAAVPVGIFTLTATLVAPLSAQTTTPANPYTLVSRWTAPALPPGKKPITQDTYDEWRTIGGTSLSNDGKWAVYTLSPVVGEGELIVRATGSGTEYRVPRGYTGRPQLQAGATGAANFNPAAAQVSADSRAVAFLIYPSRTALEQARSRRGATPPRNSLGILNLADGVVTRVNNVRSFQLARRGGRFLAYLLEDTTAARPGAGAGAGAGGAGGAGAAGAAGGAARSDSAGRPRRDYGTTLVLRDLSNGTETRIEGVTAYQFDEGEKWLGYTVTTRDGAGNGAFVRALPSGVVTPLLTGLATYRSLAFDRQGTQFAFVSDLGDSTAQPRFSLYHAALVPAKGKPVAARKLVTSSDVAQGLLVADRGQVEFTREGNALLFSLGVVPFDSIPADSLTDKAVYDLWHWKDAQTQPAQKLNASRDRNRTFTALYTFASNKWTQLANDSLRVSISGDGKRVLGINALEYAIPQFWGEGASDAYTIDPLSGARTLIARKLDGNVQLSPGGNYAIWFENGQWQAYAMATGKRVNLTEKLPVRFQDEEFDSPDIPPPYGLGGWTTGDKRVLIYDRFDIWEVDPSGAVAPRNLTESEGRRAGMTFRVVDLDRDEPFLDVTKPLLLRTVDTLTKASGYWRDKLGAESRPERIVMGDRNYAGLQKARDAEQYLLTQSTYREFPDLWTGTDIAQTTKISNANPQDSEYPRGTVELVSWYNGDGIPLRGLLYKPENFDASKQYPMIVYYYEKLTDGLHNYQAPSGRNTVNPLVYNSLGYVVFMPDIVYTDGQPGPSAAKSIIPGVQSLIQKGFIDPKRIGITGQSWGGYQSAYLVTVTNMFAAAVPNATVVNMTSAYGGIRWASGLARAFQYEHTQSRIGGSLWQYPERFIENSPLFRLDRVTTPVLFMANDNDGAVPWYQGIEFYVAMRRLQKEAYMVVYNGDEHNPTKRANQKDIDRKMQEFFAVKLLGAEPPSWMVRGIPFLEKGRDQVKMSTQSERAAAPTGGPNGGK
- a CDS encoding permease, encoding MSFDAKSLLLIGLGMVTVYHVVSLVRGLPKLGSMKPTSGFILTGVVTDFLDTLGIGSFATTTAIYRAFKWVKDALIPGTLNAGHTLATLAQAFIYTQVVEVESTTLVGMIVAAVLGSWVGAGLVSKWPTRYIQFGMGLCLAGAALLTAAQAAGALPGGGDAIGLTGVKLVIALLGNFGLGVLMTIGIGLYGPCLLLVSLLGMNPAAGFPIMMGSCAFLMPFASDRFIRLGKVDPRAVVGNIIGGLPAVFVAAYIVKSLAEHGSALRWLVAVVVAYTAVTLLLAARRKPESGEAVAA
- the speA gene encoding biosynthetic arginine decarboxylase; amino-acid sequence: MATRTPPIVEPPPAPDWSLEAARSLYNVEGWGAGYFDINERGHVIVRPDPGHPERTLDLRDLAADLEGQGIQLPVLLRFSDILRSRIETLSGRFSSAIREFEYTGGYTTVYPIKVNQQRHVVEEIVRFGKTHGVGLECGSKPELQAVIGLSESTEHLIVCNGYKDHEFMRLALMAQKLGHKVFIVLEQVSELDVLIEVADDLGVTPTCGVRIKLASEGAGRWAQSGGEKSKFGLGSAELIKLIDKLQAAGRLDILKLIHFHLGSQITDIRFIKSGLQEVARFYLELRAAGVEITHVDVGGGLGIDYDGTNSTNNASVNYTLQEYANDVVYTIAEACREAELPMPHIISESGRALTAHHALLLLKVIDVESQAEQPIPALDDDDHSLLHEMYEDWRTLTERAAKPRKVLEVFHDASFDKDRARQYFNSGVLNLRGLAKAEVLWLATMNAIYRIAKSDPDTYEDILPELESALVDRYFCNFSLFQSLPDSWAIDQLFPIMPIHRLLEEPARRGTLQDVTCDSDGKIDRFVGGKHGRPSLELHEFRDGEDYILGIFLTGAYQEILGDLHNLFGDTNAVHVRLNESGNYEITDLVEGDTVTEVLNYVQFGASQLLATFRRKVNGSSRLTRDEANAFIADYVAGLEGYTYLEGEAAR
- a CDS encoding YIP1 family protein — its product is MSEFSTESAKQSGVFEDLLEVFWSPAAVFDRTRNANAWKYLLIIALLCCVVTVATASLVQPYLEANADLQIALQTKSGRAMPEQAVAMTRSITKYAYLVGPLFIIPIGALLGALFVMWGGKTMSAPLRYGQALTILAISSAPRLLGFIATSAQGAILDSANAHSMADLALGPARFIDPYTVSPVVQGFLMTLDVFAIWQYVLIAIAVSVVARVERSTGAIVSLISWALGAALTLIPGLLAS
- a CDS encoding TIGR00266 family protein, whose amino-acid sequence is MAADEIDYQIIGDDLQAVIVTLDPGEAVFAEAGAMMYMREGITMATTLDPNARAGGLFDKLVGAGKRVLAGDSFFVTLFGNSGARRSDVAFAAPYPGKIAPLNLRDWGGTILAQKDSFLCAARGIDISVAFTRRIGAGFFGGEGFILQKLQGDGLAFLHASGTLHAIDLAPGEQLRVDTGCLVAFQPSVEYDIQRVPGIKTALFGGEGLFFVSLRGPGRVILQTLPFSRLADRIIAAAPRAGGRSREEGSVLGGLGALLDGDN